In Verrucomicrobiia bacterium, the DNA window GGCGGATCGGCGGGCACGCTGGTTCTTTCCAACGCCTCTTCAACCTCCGGCTTTAGCACCTTCCTCAACAGCGGAGGCAGCACTCCGGTCGTCAATGCTGGCACGATTGCCTTTACACCGGTCAATAACCAGATCGTGGCGATCAACTATGGCCAGGTGACAGCGTTTACCAACAATGCCAATGGCACAGTAGTTATGAATGGGACCGGCACGGGCGCGTTTACCGGCAATTTCGGCAGCGGAAACCGCGCGTTCGTCAACAATGGTTCGCTCTTCGCCAGGGCCGGCACACTCCGGATTGATCCGCGCGACGCATTCAGCCGTGGTGGTTTCCAAAATGGGCCGACGGGGTTTGTTCAGGTGGATAGCGGCGCCACATTTGAAATCCGGCGCACGACCAATTCGTGGGTCAACGGGCCTGCCGTCACGAATTTTGGCACTGTCTTCATGAATGGCGGAAAGCTCACACTGGTCGATCTCGATGGCGCTGCCGGCAATTCCATCGCCACTAATCAATCGCGCGTCATCGCCAATGTCGGGACGATTGACGGCACTGGCACTTTTACCGCCTCAATCAACAGCTTGTCCGGCAGCACGGTCGCGCCAGGCCTTGGCTTTGGGACGTTGAATGTTGGGGGCAACGTTACGCTCGGCAGCAACAGTACACTCTCCATCCAACTCGGCCTCTTGGCGGGTCAGAATGACTTATTGGCCGTCGCCAGCAACCTGACGTTGAATGCGAACAGCCTTCTCTCGCTCTCCGGCGGCGCGGTGGGCAATATCTACACGGTAGCGACGGCTTTCGCGGTTTCAGGTACGTTTGGTACGGTCACACCCAATTATACCGTCATCTACGACCCGACGGATATTCGGGTGCAGTTTGTTCCTGAACCATCCTCGTTGGTGCTTGCGGCCGCGGGACTTTTGGGACTGATGACGCTGCGTCGCCGCAATTCCTGAACGCGTCGCGGACTTTAAACTTTTCGCCGGCCTTCCAGGGCGCGGGAGAGTGTGACTTCGTCGGCGGTTTCCAAGGCGCTACCAACGGGCAACCCCAGCGCGATGCGGCTGACCGAAACGCCAAGCGGTTTGAGCAGATCGATCAGATGGTTCACGGTCGCTTCACTTTCCACGTCGGCACCCAGGGCCAGGATGATCTCTGTAGGCTTGTCCCGCTTCACGCGTTCAAGTAACGCCGCGATGCGGAGTTGCTCGGGACCGATACCGTTCAACGGTGAGACCCGTCCCATCAACGCATGATAAACGCCCTTGTGCACGCCCGCGCGTTCCAGGGTGAGGATGTCGTTGGGGCCTTCCACCACGCAGATGGAGGACTGCTCGCGGCGCGGGCTGTCGCAAATCTCGCAGGGATCGTTCTCGGTGTAGCTGCCACAACGCGAGCAGTTGCGGATCTTCGCCTTCGCATCGAGGATCGCCTGGGCCAGCAACCGATTCGTGTCACCGTTGGCCTTTAGCAGGTGCAAGGCGATGCGCTCCGCGCTCCGCTTGCCGATGCCGGGCAGGCGAGACACCTGGGCGATTAAATTTTGGACGGGCTGAGGATAATCCATCGGCGTCGCGCCGCTACATCATGCCGGGGAGGTTCATGCCGGCGGTGACCTTCCCCAACTCTTCATCCTGCGTCTTCTTCGCCGTTTGCAGGGCATTGGTCACGGCGCCGAGGATCAGGTCTTCGAGCATCTCGACGTCCTTCGGGTCAACGACCTTGGGGTCGATCTTGATTGACGCGATAGTGCCGTCACAGCGCGCAGTGGCCTTTACGGCTCCCCCACCCGCCGACGCTTCGACTTCACGTTGCGCCAGTTCCTCCTGCACGCGCGTCATTTCCGCCTGCATCTTCTGGGCTTGTTTGAGAAATTTCCCTAGTCCGGCCATTTTTCACCATCACTTTCTGACTTCGACGATTGTTCCTTTAAAGATCTCCAGCGCTTTTTTGATCAGCGGGTCATTCTTAAAATCATCGACGTTCATTTTTGCGGGTTCGGCCGCCCTGGCAGACGTTCCCGGTTTCCCCAGCGAAGACGCGGATGATTTCGCTGGCGTCGCGGCGGTGGCTTCCCCAACCTCGAATTTCAACGCGACGTCCATCCGTAACTTCTCCTTTAAGCTCGCTTGCAACACCTCGATGTTACGGGGACGGTCGGCGAATTCCTTGCGATCGGCGAACTCGGGATCAAAGCGCACGATCAGCACGTTGCCCCGCAGGCCAAGCGGACGGGTCCCAACCAGATAGCTCTTCGCCAGCGGCGTGACCTTCCCGAGATGTTCCACCGCGTAGGCCCACGCCTCGTCCACAGAAGCCGCTGAATTCGTCTGTGCGGTCTCCCGCACATGATTCGCTGGCGCCGCGGAAGCGGTCTTCGTGACTGGAAGATCGTTCCCGCGGGGGCTTGATGGCAGCCCGCCCTTCAACTCGTTCAATTTTTTCAGCAAACCATCGATCCCGACCATGTCGCGTGCCTTCACGGCCTTCACCAGCGCAATCTCAAAGAACACGCGCTTGGACAACGCGTAGCGCAGCCGTCCCTCGGCAGCCGCCAGCGCGTCGATGACCCGCAATACCGCGTCGGAATCCGTGCGCTTCGCCTGCGCCACGAGCAGTTCCATTTCGGACTCGGGCAGTTGCAAGGACGCGACGCCTTCCGCCCCCAACGTCACGACCAGCAGGTTGCGAAAATGATCGAGCAAATCCGCCGCGAGGCGTTGCAGGTCCTTGCCGGCGTCGTCGAGGTCCTTCAACACTTTCAGCGCGTTCGTCGTTTCCCCGTCGAGGACCGCATCCGTGAGAGCTGCGATACGGTCCTGCGCGACGAGACCGAAAACCGAAAG includes these proteins:
- a CDS encoding YbaB/EbfC family nucleoid-associated protein produces the protein MAGLGKFLKQAQKMQAEMTRVQEELAQREVEASAGGGAVKATARCDGTIASIKIDPKVVDPKDVEMLEDLILGAVTNALQTAKKTQDEELGKVTAGMNLPGMM
- a CDS encoding PEP-CTERM sorting domain-containing protein translates to MRVKLTVLVATTVFIVTCTHRAYAESRWSTTTGGTFDWNTSGNWQGTFPPGAADDVRITNDLGTAQLITNMGSSVGVGITNAINFLAISNGLGSASVTVQQGGGLFRSTFGVQIGKNATLILTTNSLIGTNSSLTFDLRPGGGSAGTLVLSNASSTSGFSTFLNSGGSTPVVNAGTIAFTPVNNQIVAINYGQVTAFTNNANGTVVMNGTGTGAFTGNFGSGNRAFVNNGSLFARAGTLRIDPRDAFSRGGFQNGPTGFVQVDSGATFEIRRTTNSWVNGPAVTNFGTVFMNGGKLTLVDLDGAAGNSIATNQSRVIANVGTIDGTGTFTASINSLSGSTVAPGLGFGTLNVGGNVTLGSNSTLSIQLGLLAGQNDLLAVASNLTLNANSLLSLSGGAVGNIYTVATAFAVSGTFGTVTPNYTVIYDPTDIRVQFVPEPSSLVLAAAGLLGLMTLRRRNS
- the recR gene encoding recombination mediator RecR, whose amino-acid sequence is MDYPQPVQNLIAQVSRLPGIGKRSAERIALHLLKANGDTNRLLAQAILDAKAKIRNCSRCGSYTENDPCEICDSPRREQSSICVVEGPNDILTLERAGVHKGVYHALMGRVSPLNGIGPEQLRIAALLERVKRDKPTEIILALGADVESEATVNHLIDLLKPLGVSVSRIALGLPVGSALETADEVTLSRALEGRRKV
- the dnaX gene encoding DNA polymerase III subunit gamma/tau, with product MAQQYQVLARKWRPQQFDDVVGQEHVTTTLKNAIEQNRLAHAYLFVGPRGIGKTSTARIFAKALNCVKGPTATPCDKCDNCLEITEGRSLDVLEIDGASNNGVEQVRELRDTVRYAPARGKFKIYIIDEVHMLTTQAFNALLKTLEEPPAHVKFIFATTEPQKVLPTILSRCQRFDLRRIPANLIVKHLKEIAKKEKVAIDDKALAAIARGAEGGLRDAESTLDQLIAFCGNKIAEADVLSVFGLVAQDRIAALTDAVLDGETTNALKVLKDLDDAGKDLQRLAADLLDHFRNLLVVTLGAEGVASLQLPESEMELLVAQAKRTDSDAVLRVIDALAAAEGRLRYALSKRVFFEIALVKAVKARDMVGIDGLLKKLNELKGGLPSSPRGNDLPVTKTASAAPANHVRETAQTNSAASVDEAWAYAVEHLGKVTPLAKSYLVGTRPLGLRGNVLIVRFDPEFADRKEFADRPRNIEVLQASLKEKLRMDVALKFEVGEATAATPAKSSASSLGKPGTSARAAEPAKMNVDDFKNDPLIKKALEIFKGTIVEVRK